Proteins found in one Luteimonas chenhongjianii genomic segment:
- the cydB gene encoding cytochrome d ubiquinol oxidase subunit II, with product MDMATVLPVVWFGVIGFGVLMYVLLDGFVLGLGVLAPFAEDGSQLDHMMTTAAPIWDGNETWLVLGGAGLLAAFPRAYAIVLSALYLPVLLMLIALVFRGVAFEFRFKARRGKRFWGAAFAVGSLLTAFAQGVILGALVEGMPLEEGKYAGGALDWFSPFSMLTGVAVVFGYALLGSTWLILKTEGRLQLIARTLTRPLVMVVAAFMGLVSAWLPFLDSRIMARWFEDGNFWWLSPVPMLALVNAVWLWRAAMREGRDARPFLLTLSFFGLGFAGLVLGIWPNIVPPSLSIWEAASPPSSQGFVLAGLVVLLPLVLGYTAWSYRVFRGKVAADAGYH from the coding sequence ATGGACATGGCGACCGTGCTGCCGGTGGTCTGGTTCGGCGTGATCGGATTCGGCGTACTGATGTACGTGCTGCTCGACGGTTTCGTGCTGGGGCTGGGCGTGCTGGCGCCCTTCGCCGAGGACGGCAGCCAGCTCGACCACATGATGACCACCGCTGCGCCCATCTGGGACGGCAACGAGACCTGGCTGGTGCTGGGCGGCGCCGGTCTGCTGGCGGCATTCCCGCGCGCCTACGCGATCGTGCTGTCGGCGCTGTACCTGCCGGTGCTGCTGATGCTGATCGCGCTGGTGTTCCGCGGCGTCGCGTTCGAATTCCGCTTCAAGGCCCGGCGCGGCAAGCGCTTCTGGGGCGCGGCGTTCGCGGTGGGCTCACTGCTCACGGCGTTCGCGCAGGGCGTGATCCTCGGTGCGCTGGTCGAGGGCATGCCGCTCGAGGAGGGCAAGTACGCAGGCGGCGCGCTCGACTGGTTCAGTCCGTTCTCGATGCTGACCGGTGTGGCGGTGGTGTTCGGGTATGCGTTGCTCGGCAGCACCTGGTTGATCCTCAAGACCGAGGGCCGGCTCCAGCTGATCGCCCGCACGCTCACGCGGCCGCTGGTGATGGTCGTCGCGGCGTTCATGGGCCTGGTCAGCGCGTGGCTGCCGTTCCTCGACTCGCGGATCATGGCGCGCTGGTTCGAGGACGGGAACTTCTGGTGGTTGTCGCCGGTGCCGATGCTGGCGCTGGTCAATGCGGTCTGGCTGTGGCGCGCGGCGATGCGCGAAGGCCGCGACGCGCGCCCGTTTCTGCTGACGCTGAGTTTCTTCGGCCTTGGCTTCGCCGGCCTGGTGCTGGGGATCTGGCCCAACATCGTGCCGCCGTCGCTGAGCATCTGGGAGGCGGCGTCGCCGCCCTCGTCGCAGGGCTTCGTGCTCGCGGGGCTGGTGGTGCTGCTGCCGCTGGTCCTCGGCTACACGGCGTGGTCATACCGCGTCTTCCGCGGCAAGGTGGCCGCCGACGCCGGCTATCACTGA
- a CDS encoding ankyrin repeat domain-containing protein translates to MPESTQRFSSVTGRPLSLVFLAGLALAALTVVGGPVAALAGALAQPAFALFVRALRTRAAPPGPALQTDLVSLAVAWSGATVMTAALIVWPLSALRQGGQLGAVLVLSVAAGLAVIAFWRTWPLWHALERDGGDLRVHWRTLAERDTSHWRGVGAALCVAAIVALVLAPAWLPPGGIGPRIGLAVFSIVAWGGLHAVLQGLAPPAALAMPIIEMPGDPAAALTEAPLDAAPDVALYAAARAGRVDRALALIEAGADVRALPEPGDRDQRSLAVLAAVLPDLRLLRALIAAGVDVNAAHAGMTPLLAATRDSWHGRPDAVMTLLANGADPRIVDHEGNTPLHLAARSSDPGVAALLRDAAAELEACNHDGLTPLGMACAVGNWRLAKFLLERGARAESEGGTPALLAAAGGDEDDAAGVQLLIRHKARVDARDAQRRSALHVAAFHGHADILAALLAAGADVRGRDSDGRTPLLEAARGGRMAALDALLAAGADVAAVDIAGRNALMLACSAELPSAALVQRLLDLGVPADVVDGDGRKPVDRAAETGRWTLVRLLDPDYPLPANLGLDDDDDLAPGGDRTPVLLLRASLREGRFEDQGPVLRLLGPRDLGGLLLDPEMPPSLARIEWLLAQGADVEVADAEGRPPLCALLSSAPTVLPILQALLRHGASPGGAGNLARYLAACVEDDQAGRAFESFALDLLARGADPYAAAPNGDPPLALAVRLGWLHLIERLVCHGVDLDLRDSRGMTALHLAAALGREGALKVLIRHGASPVACAADGQTPLGVALSAGRRDLADWLDWRGWKLPGRALEPTDLPVAASSGDADAVRRLLDLGFPVDTADGQGCTALLRAAGGGHRAVVDLLLARGADPARPAQSGATPLSAAVSMRHADVVDRLLEAGASLDHRLPGEVSVLMLAAALGLPDLAGRLLTAGADIHATDAQGLTALHCAALYGFTSRDRPRLLALFDTLLLAGAEVDAPAAGGVTPLLLLLGARAEPGTACDEDVVLAAMEHLLDEGVSLESRDQRGFGPLHLSGLHGQLRIARRLLRAGADPDLRDTLNRTPREIAVMRGFIDVAAEFTPPQAGDGVSMARFLREQR, encoded by the coding sequence ATGCCTGAGTCGACCCAGCGTTTCTCGTCCGTCACCGGTCGACCCCTGAGTCTCGTGTTCCTGGCCGGCCTGGCGCTGGCCGCGCTGACCGTCGTGGGCGGCCCGGTCGCCGCATTGGCCGGTGCGCTCGCGCAGCCGGCATTCGCATTGTTCGTCCGCGCGCTGCGGACGCGCGCGGCTCCGCCCGGCCCCGCGCTGCAGACCGACCTGGTCTCGCTCGCGGTCGCGTGGAGCGGCGCGACGGTGATGACCGCGGCCCTGATCGTCTGGCCGCTCTCGGCCCTGCGCCAGGGCGGACAACTCGGCGCGGTGCTGGTGCTGAGCGTGGCCGCGGGCCTTGCGGTCATCGCGTTCTGGCGCACCTGGCCGCTGTGGCACGCGCTCGAGCGCGATGGCGGCGATCTGCGCGTGCACTGGCGCACCCTGGCCGAACGCGACACCAGCCACTGGCGCGGCGTCGGCGCTGCGCTCTGCGTCGCCGCCATCGTGGCGCTGGTGCTCGCGCCGGCGTGGCTGCCGCCCGGCGGTATCGGTCCGCGGATCGGCCTTGCGGTCTTCTCCATCGTGGCCTGGGGCGGCCTGCATGCAGTCCTGCAAGGGCTGGCCCCGCCCGCCGCGTTGGCGATGCCGATCATCGAGATGCCGGGCGATCCGGCGGCGGCGCTGACCGAAGCTCCGCTCGACGCCGCGCCCGACGTCGCGCTCTATGCTGCCGCGCGCGCCGGGCGCGTGGATCGCGCGCTGGCGCTGATCGAAGCGGGCGCCGATGTCCGTGCATTGCCGGAACCCGGCGATCGCGACCAGCGCAGCCTGGCCGTGCTCGCGGCGGTGCTGCCCGACCTGCGCCTGCTGCGGGCGCTGATCGCAGCGGGCGTCGACGTCAACGCCGCCCATGCCGGCATGACGCCACTGCTGGCCGCGACCCGCGACAGCTGGCACGGTCGCCCGGATGCGGTGATGACCCTGCTGGCGAACGGCGCCGATCCGCGCATCGTCGATCACGAGGGCAACACACCCCTGCATCTGGCGGCGCGCAGCTCCGATCCGGGTGTCGCCGCGCTGCTGCGCGATGCGGCCGCCGAGCTCGAGGCCTGCAACCACGACGGTCTGACCCCGCTCGGCATGGCCTGCGCGGTGGGCAACTGGCGGCTGGCGAAATTCCTGCTCGAGCGAGGAGCCCGAGCGGAGAGCGAGGGCGGTACCCCCGCGCTGCTGGCCGCGGCCGGCGGCGACGAGGACGACGCCGCTGGCGTGCAGTTGCTGATCCGCCACAAGGCGCGCGTGGACGCGCGCGATGCGCAGCGCCGCAGCGCACTGCACGTGGCGGCCTTCCATGGCCACGCCGACATCCTCGCGGCCCTGCTCGCCGCTGGCGCCGACGTGCGCGGGCGTGACAGCGACGGCCGCACGCCGCTGCTGGAAGCCGCGCGCGGCGGACGCATGGCGGCGCTCGATGCGCTGCTGGCTGCGGGCGCCGACGTCGCCGCGGTCGACATCGCCGGCCGCAACGCGCTGATGCTGGCCTGCTCGGCAGAGCTGCCGTCGGCAGCCCTGGTGCAGCGGTTGCTGGATCTGGGGGTGCCGGCCGACGTGGTCGATGGGGACGGGCGCAAGCCGGTCGACCGCGCTGCCGAGACCGGACGCTGGACGCTCGTGCGCCTGCTCGACCCCGACTATCCGTTGCCGGCGAATCTCGGTCTCGACGATGACGATGATCTCGCCCCGGGCGGCGATCGCACGCCGGTGCTGTTGCTGCGCGCGAGCCTGCGCGAGGGCCGCTTCGAGGACCAGGGCCCGGTGCTGCGTCTGCTCGGCCCGCGCGATCTGGGCGGCTTGTTGCTCGACCCGGAAATGCCGCCTTCGCTCGCGCGCATCGAGTGGCTGCTCGCGCAGGGCGCCGACGTCGAAGTGGCCGATGCCGAGGGCCGGCCGCCGCTGTGCGCGCTGCTGTCCTCGGCGCCGACCGTGCTGCCCATCCTCCAGGCGTTGCTGCGTCACGGCGCGTCCCCGGGCGGCGCCGGCAATCTCGCCCGCTATCTCGCCGCCTGCGTCGAGGACGACCAGGCCGGGCGCGCGTTCGAGAGCTTCGCGCTGGATCTGCTGGCGCGCGGCGCGGATCCCTACGCGGCCGCGCCCAATGGCGATCCGCCGCTGGCGCTGGCGGTCCGACTGGGTTGGCTGCATCTGATCGAACGCCTGGTCTGTCACGGCGTCGACCTCGACCTGCGCGACAGCCGCGGCATGACCGCCCTGCATCTGGCTGCCGCGCTGGGACGCGAAGGTGCGCTGAAGGTGCTGATCCGCCACGGCGCCTCGCCGGTGGCCTGCGCTGCCGACGGCCAGACGCCGCTGGGCGTGGCCCTGTCGGCCGGTCGCCGTGATCTCGCCGACTGGCTCGACTGGCGGGGCTGGAAACTGCCGGGCCGTGCGCTGGAGCCGACGGACCTGCCGGTCGCCGCCAGCTCTGGCGACGCCGATGCAGTGCGTCGGCTGCTCGATCTGGGATTCCCGGTCGATACCGCCGATGGGCAGGGCTGCACGGCGCTGCTGCGCGCTGCCGGTGGCGGGCACCGCGCCGTCGTCGACCTGCTGCTGGCGCGCGGCGCCGATCCCGCGCGTCCCGCGCAGTCGGGGGCGACGCCGCTGTCGGCGGCGGTCAGCATGCGTCATGCCGACGTCGTCGACCGTCTCCTCGAAGCGGGTGCCTCGCTCGACCATCGTCTGCCGGGCGAGGTCAGCGTGCTGATGCTCGCGGCGGCACTGGGCCTGCCGGATCTGGCCGGGCGTCTTTTGACCGCGGGCGCCGACATCCATGCCACCGACGCCCAGGGCCTCACTGCACTGCACTGCGCGGCGCTCTACGGCTTCACCTCGCGCGATCGGCCTCGCCTGCTCGCCCTGTTCGACACCCTGCTTCTGGCAGGTGCCGAGGTCGATGCGCCGGCCGCCGGCGGGGTGACGCCGCTGCTGCTGCTGCTCGGCGCCCGCGCCGAGCCCGGCACTGCCTGTGACGAGGACGTGGTGCTGGCGGCGATGGAACATCTGCTCGACGAAGGCGTCTCGCTCGAATCGCGCGACCAGCGCGGCTTCGGTCCCCTGCACCTGTCGGGCCTGCACGGCCAGTTGCGCATCGCGCGCCGGCTGCTCAGGGCGGGTGCCGACCCGGACCTGCGCGACACGCTCAACCGCACCCCGCGCGAGATCGCGGTGATGCGCGGCTTCATCGACGTGGCGGCGGAATTCACCCCGCCCCAGGCAGGGGATGGCGTGTCGATGGCCCGGTTCCTGCGCGAGCAGCGCTGA
- a CDS encoding YcgL domain-containing protein — protein MHAYVYKSQRKADTYVYLAKRDAFDVLPDAVREQLGTLSFVLDVALTPERRLAREDASTVRERLRTQGFHLQMPPRGLMDPLTEDWGTDA, from the coding sequence ATGCACGCCTACGTCTACAAAAGCCAGCGCAAGGCGGACACCTACGTGTACCTCGCCAAGCGCGACGCGTTCGACGTCCTGCCCGATGCAGTACGCGAGCAGTTGGGCACGTTGAGCTTCGTGCTGGATGTCGCCCTCACGCCCGAGCGCAGGCTCGCCCGCGAGGACGCTTCGACCGTACGCGAGCGCCTGCGCACCCAGGGATTCCATCTGCAGATGCCGCCGCGTGGGCTGATGGATCCGCTGACGGAGGACTGGGGCACCGATGCCTGA
- a CDS encoding cytochrome ubiquinol oxidase subunit I codes for MDALLLSRIQFGFVVSFHVLFPAFTIGLSSWLAFLEWRWLRTRDPVWRELYFFWMRIFAVSFGMGVVSGIVMSFQFGTNWSALSIAAGNILGPLLSYEVLTAFFLEAGFLGVMLFGWGRVSEKLHFLSTFLVALGTVISTFWILSANSWLHTPDGYALIDGVFQPADWMSIIFNPSFPYRLTHMVLAAFITTCFVIGGVAAWYLRRGEHVDGARRMLKLAVAFAAITVPVQIVVGDLHGLNTAEVQPIKLAAMEGHWHESAPGQGVPLVVFAVPDAKAERNDFEFAIPRLGSLILTHSWDGTITPLTAVPRDERPPVAPVFYAFRIMVAIGLAMLALSVVSLWAWRRRWLFESTWLLNAWRLMAPSGFIAVLAGWVVVEMGRQPWVIQGLLRTADAVSDIDHTSVIVSLGAFLLAYAVVFGAGGGYILKMIRKGPQPFDDGPDSDEGERTPARPISAADGPVGDD; via the coding sequence TTGGACGCGTTGCTGCTGTCGCGGATCCAGTTCGGCTTCGTGGTTTCGTTCCATGTGCTGTTCCCCGCATTCACGATCGGGTTGTCGAGTTGGCTGGCGTTCCTGGAATGGCGGTGGCTGCGGACACGCGATCCGGTCTGGCGCGAGCTCTATTTCTTCTGGATGCGGATCTTCGCCGTGTCGTTCGGCATGGGCGTGGTGTCGGGCATCGTCATGAGCTTCCAGTTCGGCACCAACTGGTCGGCGCTGAGCATCGCGGCCGGAAACATCCTCGGGCCGCTGCTGAGCTACGAGGTGCTGACGGCGTTCTTCCTCGAGGCGGGTTTCCTCGGTGTGATGCTGTTCGGCTGGGGCCGGGTGTCGGAGAAACTGCATTTCCTGTCGACCTTCCTGGTCGCGCTGGGCACCGTGATCTCGACGTTCTGGATCCTCTCGGCCAACAGCTGGCTGCATACGCCAGACGGCTATGCGCTGATCGACGGCGTGTTCCAGCCTGCCGACTGGATGTCGATCATCTTCAATCCCTCGTTTCCGTACCGGCTGACGCACATGGTGCTGGCGGCGTTCATCACCACCTGCTTCGTCATCGGGGGCGTCGCGGCGTGGTACCTGCGCCGCGGCGAACATGTCGATGGCGCCAGACGGATGCTCAAGCTGGCCGTCGCGTTCGCCGCGATCACCGTGCCGGTGCAGATCGTCGTCGGTGACCTGCATGGCCTCAATACCGCCGAGGTCCAGCCGATCAAGCTCGCGGCGATGGAGGGGCACTGGCACGAAAGCGCGCCGGGCCAGGGCGTACCGCTGGTGGTGTTCGCGGTGCCCGATGCGAAAGCGGAACGCAACGACTTCGAGTTCGCGATCCCGCGGCTCGGGAGCCTCATCCTCACCCATAGCTGGGACGGGACGATCACGCCGCTGACCGCCGTGCCGCGCGACGAGCGGCCGCCGGTCGCGCCGGTCTTCTATGCGTTCCGGATCATGGTCGCCATCGGCCTGGCGATGCTCGCGCTGAGCGTGGTCTCGCTGTGGGCATGGCGGCGCCGGTGGCTGTTCGAGTCGACCTGGCTGCTCAACGCCTGGCGGCTGATGGCGCCGAGTGGCTTCATCGCGGTGCTGGCCGGCTGGGTGGTCGTCGAGATGGGCCGCCAGCCCTGGGTGATCCAGGGCCTGCTGCGCACTGCGGACGCGGTCAGCGACATCGACCACACCAGTGTGATCGTCTCGCTGGGCGCCTTCCTGCTGGCGTATGCCGTGGTGTTCGGCGCGGGCGGCGGCTACATCCTGAAGATGATCCGCAAGGGCCCGCAGCCCTTCGATGACGGCCCGGACTCCGACGAGGGCGAGCGAACACCGGCGCGGCCGATCTCCGCCGCCGACGGTCCGGTGGGAGACGACTGA